One Tubulanus polymorphus chromosome 5, tnTubPoly1.2, whole genome shotgun sequence DNA segment encodes these proteins:
- the LOC141906427 gene encoding methyltransferase-like protein 27: MTAKPAPVESYLKLVAKTPSNEEVIDTYNNWTGTYDTELTPDKYRGPPTLAKTVVKYVSDKNTRILDVAAGSGLLVVELRKLGFVGLFDGLDPAVELAKKAIEKKLYEKYYHFFIKPDEPCSLADGSYDHITCCGAIIPGHIHYTGINEFLRLCKKGGYVFIAMKGGYIQPDGQFPGFDDHLKSLVDSGVCDVVERFNFENYFFTDAGVLLVLQKK, from the exons ATGACTGCAAAGCCGGCACCAGTGGAAAGTTATCTAAAACTAGTCGCTAAGACACCTTCTAACGAAGAAGTGATAGACACTTATAATAATTGGACGGGTACTTATGACACG GAGCTGACCCCGGATAAATATCGTGGACCACCAACTCTAGCAAAAACGGTAGTAAAATACGTATCGGATAAAAACACACGTATTCTGGACGTGGCCGCTGGCTCTGGGTTATTGGTCGTAGAG CTGCGGAAATTGGGTTTTGTCGGGCTCTTTGATGGGTTAGACCCCGCTGTAGAGTTGGCTAAAAAAGCAATTGAGAAGAAACTGTATGAAAAGTATTACCACTTTTTCATAAAACCCGATGAACCGTGCAGTCTAGCTGATG GGTCGTACGACCACATAACGTGTTGCggtgcaataattcctggccATATTCACTATAcaggaattaatgaatttttgcgCTTATGTAAAAAAG gtgGTTATGTGTTTATAGCTATGAAAGGTGGTTACATCCAGCCGGACGGACAGTTCCCCGGATTTGATGATCACTTGAAAAGTCTCGTTGATTCCGGCGTCTGTGACGTCGTAGAACGATTTAATTTCGAAAACTATTTTTTCACTGATGCAGGAGTCTTGCTTGTCTTGCAAAAGAAGTAA
- the LOC141906428 gene encoding methyltransferase-like protein 27, translating into MDGKLGQIMKMVYDVESPTNADIINHYNNWTDTYEEEMGPKNYRGPSTLAKTIVEYVSDKDTRILDVAAGSGLLVVELRKLGFAGLFDGLDPAVEWGKTVIEKKLYENYYHYFINPDEPCSLADELYDHVTCCGGIIPGHIPFKGIREMLRLCKRGGYVFIVMKHSYIQPDGQFPGFDVYLKSLVDSGVCDLVERSVFDRYLFEDLGIVFVLKKK; encoded by the exons ATGGACGGGAAGTTGGGGCAGATCATGAAAATGGTGTACGACGTTGAATCACCGACTAATGCTGATATCATAAACCACTATAACAACTGGACTGATACATATGAAGAG GAGATGGGACCGAAGAATTATCGTGGGCCATCAACTCTAGCAAAAACGATAGTAGAATACGTATCGGATAAAGACACGCGTATTCTGGACGTGGCTGCTGGCTCCGGGTTATTGGTCGTCGAA CTCAGGAAATTGGGTTTTGCCGGATTGTTTGATGGGTTAGACCCCGCTGTAGAGTGGGGGAAAACTGTTATTGAGAAGAAACTGTATGAAAACTATTACCACTACTTCATAAACCCCGATGAACCTTGCAGTCTAGCTGATG AATTGTACGACCACGTAACGTGCTGTGGTGGAATAATCCCGGGCCATATTCCCTTTAAAGGAATTCGTGAAATGTTGCGGCTATGTAAAAGAG GTGGTTATGTGTTTATAGTTATGAAACATAGTTACATCCAGCCGGACGGCCAGTTCCCCGGATTTGATGTCTATTTGAAAAGTCTCGTTGATTCTGGTGTCTGTGATCTCGTAGAAAGATCCGTATTCGATCGATATCTTTTTGAAGATCTCGGAATTGTGTTTGTCCTGAAAAAGAAGTAA